In the Streptomyces sp. cg36 genome, one interval contains:
- a CDS encoding FadR/GntR family transcriptional regulator — protein MPRPDADDRLAPVLRTVRAGNGFEEALEQILQVVRLGLVPGGERLPSERELAERLGISRVTLREVLKVLADQGLVEARRGRYGGTFVLPRAETPGEDELRRRVAGVDVEDVLRFREVLEVGAAGLCAAHGLTDEQAGRLRTALTRTHDAPLADYRRLDTLLHLTLAELCGSPTLTAQYAAVRATVNDLLDCIPLLVRNLEHSQRQHTALVEAVLDGDADGAREMMREHCAGTAALLRGFLT, from the coding sequence ATGCCGCGACCGGACGCGGACGACCGGCTCGCTCCGGTGCTGCGCACCGTGCGGGCCGGCAACGGCTTCGAGGAGGCGCTGGAGCAGATCCTCCAGGTCGTGCGCCTGGGGCTGGTGCCCGGCGGTGAACGGCTGCCGTCGGAGCGGGAGTTGGCGGAGCGGCTCGGCATCAGCCGGGTGACGCTGCGCGAGGTCCTGAAGGTCCTCGCCGACCAGGGCCTGGTCGAGGCCCGGCGCGGCCGGTACGGCGGAACGTTCGTGCTGCCCCGGGCCGAGACGCCCGGCGAGGACGAGCTGCGGCGCCGGGTGGCCGGGGTCGACGTGGAGGACGTGCTGCGCTTTCGCGAGGTGCTCGAAGTGGGCGCGGCCGGGCTGTGCGCCGCGCACGGCCTCACCGACGAGCAGGCCGGCCGGCTGCGCACCGCGCTCACCCGTACGCATGACGCGCCGCTCGCCGACTACCGGCGCCTGGACACGCTGCTGCACCTGACCCTCGCCGAGCTCTGCGGCTCGCCGACGCTGACCGCGCAGTACGCGGCGGTCCGGGCGACCGTGAACGACCTCCTGGACTGCATCCCGCTGCTGGTGCGGAACCTGGAGCACTCACAGCGCCAGCACACCGCGCTGGTGGAGGCGGTGCTGGACGGGGACGCGGACGGGGCGCGGGAGATGATGCGGGAGCACTGCGCGGGGACGGCGGCGCTGCTGCGGGGGTTCTTGACGTAG
- a CDS encoding DUF2510 domain-containing protein, whose translation MSTTTPPGWYPDPGTPALERWWDGTAWTGHTRSPGPPAAPPAPPVLHPPSPPTVPLASAGVRPTGRGRGPVLAVIVAAAVLVAAIAAGVAVLNEDDGGPAADPRPPVAATGTTAPPTTAATSAAPAPSGDPRVLVDQLNGITLPVLPGWEKPESTSDGLVTMRTKDSFDCPGDSGAFCNHARVTSATATGTDLKTARALAEHDIADAADDAYDQDGLGRRRYGGIVSHRQLRAGPVVVAGRTGYAVRWSVRTGAGPGGYVESLAFPSSVGSESMIIVRFAFDAGAGSPPPATIDRITAGIKVLGGREDGGVGSGLAVPTP comes from the coding sequence ATGAGCACGACGACGCCGCCGGGCTGGTACCCGGACCCGGGCACGCCCGCTCTGGAGCGCTGGTGGGACGGCACCGCCTGGACCGGGCACACCCGCTCCCCGGGCCCGCCCGCGGCGCCGCCCGCGCCACCGGTGCTCCACCCGCCCTCGCCGCCGACCGTGCCCCTGGCGTCCGCCGGGGTCCGGCCGACCGGGCGCGGGCGCGGTCCGGTGCTCGCCGTGATCGTGGCCGCCGCGGTGCTCGTCGCGGCGATCGCGGCCGGGGTGGCCGTCCTGAACGAGGACGACGGCGGTCCGGCCGCCGACCCGCGGCCGCCGGTGGCCGCGACCGGGACGACCGCCCCGCCGACCACGGCCGCCACCTCCGCGGCCCCCGCGCCGAGCGGCGACCCCCGCGTCCTGGTCGACCAGCTCAACGGCATCACCCTGCCGGTGCTGCCCGGCTGGGAGAAGCCGGAGTCCACCTCCGACGGCCTGGTCACCATGCGCACCAAGGACTCGTTCGACTGCCCCGGCGACTCGGGCGCCTTCTGCAACCACGCCAGGGTCACCTCCGCCACGGCCACCGGCACCGACCTGAAGACCGCGCGGGCGCTGGCCGAGCACGACATCGCGGACGCCGCCGACGACGCCTACGACCAGGACGGCCTCGGACGGCGGCGCTACGGCGGGATCGTCTCGCACCGGCAGCTGCGGGCGGGCCCGGTGGTGGTCGCCGGGCGCACCGGTTACGCGGTGCGCTGGAGCGTGCGGACGGGGGCGGGGCCCGGGGGATACGTGGAGTCGCTGGCGTTCCCGTCCAGCGTCGGCAGCGAGTCGATGATCATCGTCCGGTTCGCCTTCGACGCGGGGGCGGGCTCGCCGCCGCCCGCCACCATCGACCGCATCACCGCCGGGATCAAGGTCCTGGGCGGCCGGGAGGACGGCGGAGTCGGCTCCGGCCTGGCCGTCCCCACTCCCTGA
- a CDS encoding haloacid dehalogenase-like hydrolase, translated as MRSARRWQAATAALAIAGSALAAAPTAQARPGRCPELTVTQGWYGQNRARLQELVDTYGTCGRGAGAAKGHKPVAVFDWDNTVVKNDVGDATMYWMLRHSKIRRPLHGDWHTTSRYLTDRAATALATACPAGRTTLPTATDTRCADEIRTVYGDGKTTAGAAAFAGWDRRTIEPQYAWLAQLMSGWRTADVRAFARAARAENLAAPIGAQQRVGTADVTGWVRYYDQQRDLIRTLDKAGFDVWITSASPEPVVDEWAGGVGIARDHAIGIRPVLSHGRLTPHLKGCGSVADGADSMITYIDGKRCWINQEVFGVRGAAAERQQPAARRQVFAAGDSDTDVTFLRDATGLRLVLNRNKNELMCRAYDNSDGRWLVNPMFIQPKGQKSGTYPCATTAYTDRDGTAAPVRRADGTVVPDQRDSVYGG; from the coding sequence ATGCGCAGTGCACGTCGCTGGCAGGCCGCGACCGCCGCCCTGGCGATCGCCGGCAGCGCCCTCGCCGCCGCCCCCACCGCCCAGGCCCGCCCCGGCAGGTGCCCCGAGCTCACCGTCACCCAGGGCTGGTACGGCCAGAACCGGGCCCGCCTCCAGGAGCTCGTCGACACCTACGGCACGTGCGGCAGGGGCGCGGGCGCGGCCAAGGGCCACAAGCCCGTCGCCGTCTTCGACTGGGACAACACCGTCGTCAAGAACGACGTCGGCGACGCCACGATGTACTGGATGCTGCGCCACTCCAAGATCCGCCGCCCGCTGCACGGCGACTGGCACACCACCAGCCGCTACCTCACGGACCGGGCCGCCACCGCGCTCGCCACCGCCTGCCCGGCCGGCCGCACCACCCTGCCCACCGCCACCGACACCCGCTGCGCCGACGAGATACGCACGGTCTACGGGGACGGGAAGACCACCGCCGGGGCCGCCGCCTTCGCGGGCTGGGACCGGCGCACCATCGAGCCGCAGTACGCCTGGCTGGCCCAGCTCATGAGCGGCTGGCGCACCGCCGACGTCCGCGCGTTCGCCCGGGCCGCCCGCGCCGAGAACCTGGCCGCGCCCATCGGCGCCCAGCAGCGCGTGGGCACCGCCGACGTCACCGGCTGGGTGCGCTACTACGACCAGCAGCGCGATCTGATCCGTACGCTCGACAAGGCCGGGTTCGACGTCTGGATCACCTCGGCCTCGCCCGAGCCCGTGGTCGACGAGTGGGCGGGCGGCGTCGGCATCGCCCGCGACCACGCCATCGGCATCCGCCCGGTCCTCTCGCACGGGCGGCTCACCCCGCACCTCAAGGGCTGCGGCTCGGTCGCGGACGGCGCGGACTCGATGATCACCTACATCGACGGCAAGCGCTGCTGGATCAACCAGGAGGTCTTCGGGGTGCGCGGGGCGGCGGCCGAGCGGCAGCAGCCCGCGGCCCGGCGCCAGGTGTTCGCGGCGGGCGACTCCGACACCGACGTGACGTTCCTGCGCGACGCCACCGGCCTGCGGCTGGTCCTGAACCGCAACAAGAACGAGCTGATGTGCCGGGCGTACGACAACAGCGACGGCCGCTGGCTCGTCAACCCCATGTTCATCCAGCCCAAGGGCCAGAAGAGCGGTACCTACCCGTGCGCCACCACCGCGTACACCGACCGCGACGGCACCGCCGCCCCGGTCCGGCGCGCCGACGGAACGGTCGTGCCCGACCAGCGGGACTCGGTGTACGGCGGCTGA
- a CDS encoding 3-oxoacyl-ACP reductase: MTDDTICRRLVGRTAVITGAGSGIGLATARRLASEGARVVCGDIDEAAAKRTADEVGGLAVRVDVTDAEQVDALFKAAYDTYGSVDIAFNNAGISPPDDDSILETGLEAWKRVQEVNLTSVYLCCKAAIPYMREQRRGSIINTASFVARMGAATSQISYTASKGGVLAMSRELGVQFAREGIRVNALCPGPVNTPLLQELFAKDPERAARRLVHIPLGRFAEADEIAAAVAFLASDDSSFVNATDFLVDGGISGAYVTPL; encoded by the coding sequence ATGACCGACGACACCATCTGCCGCCGCCTGGTCGGCCGCACCGCCGTCATCACCGGAGCCGGCAGCGGCATCGGCCTGGCGACCGCGCGCCGGCTCGCCTCCGAGGGCGCCCGCGTGGTCTGCGGCGACATCGACGAGGCCGCCGCCAAGCGGACCGCCGACGAGGTCGGGGGCCTCGCCGTCCGGGTCGACGTCACCGACGCCGAGCAGGTCGACGCGCTCTTCAAGGCCGCGTACGACACCTACGGCAGCGTCGACATCGCCTTCAACAACGCCGGGATCTCGCCCCCCGACGACGACTCCATCCTGGAGACCGGCCTGGAGGCGTGGAAGCGCGTCCAGGAGGTCAACCTCACCTCGGTCTACCTGTGCTGCAAGGCGGCCATCCCGTACATGCGCGAGCAGCGCCGGGGCTCGATCATCAACACCGCCTCCTTCGTGGCCCGGATGGGCGCGGCGACCTCGCAGATCTCCTACACCGCGTCCAAGGGCGGCGTCCTCGCCATGTCCCGCGAGCTGGGCGTCCAGTTCGCCCGCGAGGGCATCCGGGTCAACGCGCTCTGCCCGGGGCCGGTCAACACCCCGCTGCTCCAGGAGCTGTTCGCCAAGGACCCGGAGCGGGCCGCGCGGCGCCTGGTGCACATCCCGCTGGGCCGCTTCGCCGAGGCCGACGAGATCGCGGCGGCCGTCGCCTTCCTGGCCAGCGACGACTCCTCGTTCGTCAACGCCACCGACTTCCTGGTGGACGGCGGAATCTCGGGCGCGTACGTGACCCCGCTCTAG
- a CDS encoding glutamine synthetase family protein → MADRTPPLDIEALRALVESGEIDTVVLAFPDMQGRLQGKRFAARFFLDEVLAHGTEGCNYLLAVDTEMNTVDGYRMSSWERGYGDFAMSPDLATLRRVPWNEGTAMLIADLGWDDGSPVVAAPRQILRRQLERLTELGLTAQVGTELEFIVFKDTYEQAWDSGYQGLTPANQYNIDYSVLGTGRIEPLLRRIRNEMAAAGLTVESAKGECNPGQHEIVFRYDEALVTCDQHAVYKTGAKEIAAQEGVSLTFMAKYNEREGNSCHIHLSLTDEDGRNAMAGDGPGGMSPLMRYFLAGQLAALRDFSLLYAPNINSYKRFQPGSFAPTAVAWGHDNRTCALRVVGHGRSLRFENRLPGGDVNPHLAVAGLVAAGLYGVEQRLELPDACTGNAYSGDYEHVPTTLREAAELWENSPIAKAAFGDEVVAHYRNMARVELDAFDAAVTDWELRRSFERL, encoded by the coding sequence GTGGCAGACCGCACACCCCCGCTCGACATCGAGGCGCTCCGCGCCCTCGTCGAGAGCGGCGAGATCGACACTGTGGTCCTGGCCTTCCCCGACATGCAAGGGCGGCTCCAGGGCAAGCGGTTCGCCGCACGATTCTTCCTCGACGAGGTACTGGCCCACGGCACCGAGGGCTGCAACTACCTCCTCGCCGTCGACACCGAGATGAACACCGTCGACGGCTACCGGATGTCCTCCTGGGAACGGGGCTACGGCGACTTCGCCATGAGCCCGGACCTCGCGACCCTGCGCCGGGTCCCCTGGAACGAGGGCACCGCGATGCTCATCGCCGACCTCGGCTGGGACGACGGCTCACCCGTGGTGGCCGCGCCCCGCCAGATCCTGCGCCGCCAGCTGGAGCGCCTCACCGAGCTGGGCCTGACCGCCCAGGTCGGCACGGAGCTCGAATTCATCGTCTTCAAGGACACCTACGAGCAGGCGTGGGACTCCGGCTACCAGGGGCTGACCCCGGCCAACCAGTACAACATCGACTACTCGGTGCTCGGCACCGGCCGGATCGAGCCGCTGCTGCGCCGCATCCGCAACGAGATGGCGGCGGCGGGCCTGACCGTCGAGTCCGCCAAGGGCGAGTGCAACCCGGGCCAGCACGAGATCGTCTTCCGCTACGACGAGGCGCTGGTCACCTGCGACCAGCACGCGGTCTACAAGACCGGCGCCAAGGAGATCGCCGCGCAGGAGGGCGTCTCCCTCACCTTCATGGCGAAGTACAACGAGCGCGAGGGCAACTCCTGCCACATCCACCTCTCGCTCACCGACGAGGACGGCCGCAACGCCATGGCGGGCGACGGGCCCGGCGGAATGTCACCGCTGATGCGGTACTTCCTGGCCGGCCAGCTGGCCGCGCTGCGCGACTTCTCCCTGCTGTACGCGCCGAACATCAACTCCTACAAGCGCTTCCAGCCGGGCTCGTTCGCCCCCACCGCCGTCGCCTGGGGCCACGACAACCGCACCTGCGCCCTGCGCGTCGTCGGCCACGGCCGCTCGCTGCGCTTCGAGAACCGGCTGCCCGGCGGCGACGTCAACCCGCACCTCGCGGTCGCGGGCCTGGTCGCCGCGGGCCTCTACGGCGTCGAGCAGCGCCTGGAGCTGCCGGACGCGTGTACCGGCAACGCCTACTCGGGCGACTACGAACACGTCCCGACCACCCTGCGCGAGGCCGCCGAGCTGTGGGAGAACAGCCCCATCGCCAAGGCCGCCTTCGGCGACGAGGTGGTCGCGCACTACCGCAACATGGCGCGCGTCGAGCTGGACGCCTTCGACGCCGCGGTCACCGACTGGGAGCTCCGCCGCTCCTTCGAACGCCTGTGA
- the eat gene encoding ethanolamine permease: MTLESPASARPGPADPADDYLERRTLRRGSAGWLLLTGLGVAYVVSGDYSGWNFGLAEGGFGGLAIAMALMGLMYVCMVFSLAELSSVLPTAGGGYGFARRALGPWGGFLTGTAILIEYVLAPAAISLFIGDYVESLGLFGLTSGWPVYLACFVVFIGIHLWGVGEALRFSFVVTGVAVAALLVFAVGAFLDFDASRLDDIPVHHDAFGSSSWLPMGLMGIWAAFPFGMWFFLGVEGVPLAAEETRDPARTLPKAIRWSMGVLVVLALLTFFASAGARGSAALQDAGNPLVAALQPDGKATALSRIVNYAGLAGLVASFFSLIYAGSRQLFALSRAGYLPRFLSLTSRRKAPYLGLLVPGAIAFSLAAATGDGARMLNAAVFGATVSYALMSLSHIVLRRREPELDRPYRTPGGALTSSVALVLACAALVATFLVDVVAALIALGVYAVAVAYFGFYSRKRLVARAPEEEFAALAAAEAELERG, from the coding sequence ATGACCCTGGAGTCCCCCGCATCCGCACGGCCCGGCCCGGCCGACCCCGCCGACGACTATCTGGAGCGCCGCACGCTCCGCCGGGGCAGCGCCGGGTGGCTGCTGCTGACCGGCCTCGGCGTCGCCTACGTCGTCTCCGGCGACTACTCCGGCTGGAACTTCGGCCTCGCCGAGGGCGGCTTCGGCGGCCTCGCGATCGCCATGGCCCTGATGGGCCTGATGTACGTCTGCATGGTCTTCTCCCTCGCCGAACTCTCCTCCGTCCTGCCCACGGCGGGCGGCGGCTACGGCTTCGCGCGGCGCGCGCTGGGCCCCTGGGGCGGCTTCCTGACCGGCACGGCGATCCTCATCGAGTACGTCCTGGCGCCCGCCGCCATCTCCCTCTTCATCGGCGACTACGTCGAATCGCTCGGCCTGTTCGGCCTCACCTCCGGCTGGCCGGTCTACCTCGCCTGCTTCGTCGTCTTCATCGGCATCCACCTGTGGGGCGTGGGCGAGGCGCTGCGGTTCAGCTTCGTGGTGACGGGGGTCGCGGTGGCGGCCCTGCTGGTCTTCGCGGTGGGCGCGTTCCTCGACTTCGACGCCTCCCGGCTCGACGACATCCCGGTGCACCACGACGCGTTCGGCTCCAGTTCCTGGCTGCCGATGGGGCTGATGGGCATCTGGGCCGCGTTCCCGTTCGGCATGTGGTTCTTCCTCGGGGTGGAGGGCGTGCCGCTGGCCGCCGAGGAGACCCGCGACCCGGCCCGTACGCTCCCGAAGGCGATCCGCTGGTCCATGGGCGTCCTGGTGGTGCTGGCCCTGCTCACCTTCTTCGCCTCGGCGGGCGCGCGCGGCTCGGCGGCGCTCCAGGACGCGGGCAACCCGCTGGTGGCGGCGCTCCAGCCGGACGGGAAGGCCACGGCGCTCAGCCGGATCGTCAACTACGCGGGCCTGGCGGGCCTGGTGGCGTCGTTCTTCTCGCTGATCTACGCGGGCTCGCGCCAGCTCTTCGCGCTGTCCCGGGCCGGCTACCTGCCCCGCTTCCTCTCCCTGACCAGCCGCCGCAAGGCGCCTTACCTGGGCCTGCTGGTGCCCGGCGCGATCGCGTTCTCGCTGGCGGCGGCGACCGGCGACGGGGCCCGGATGCTGAACGCGGCGGTCTTCGGCGCCACCGTCAGTTACGCGCTGATGTCGCTTTCCCACATCGTGCTGCGCCGCCGCGAGCCGGAGCTCGACCGGCCGTACCGTACGCCGGGAGGAGCGCTGACCTCCTCGGTCGCGCTGGTCCTCGCGTGCGCGGCGCTGGTGGCCACGTTCCTGGTGGACGTGGTGGCGGCGCTGATCGCGCTCGGGGTGTAC
- a CDS encoding aldehyde dehydrogenase: MSDEPYEHQVLNPATEEVIATVPAATAADVDAAVARAARAQAGWAALAPADRARLLRRFAAVVDGHIEELARLEVREAGHTLGNARWEAANVRDLLDYSAGGVERLTGRQIPVAGGLDITLQEPLGVVGVIAPWNFPMPIAAWGTAPALAAGNAVLLKPAETTPLTALRLAELALAAGLPEHLFQVLPGAGAVAGDALVEHPGVAKIVFTGSTRVGKRIMAKCADRVKRITLELGGKSANIVFADADVEAAAAAAPMSFLDNSGQDCCARTRILVQRSVYDRFLELLAPGVESVVVGDPADEKTQMGPLISRAQLDRVRGCVPDGLPGIRGRAPEGPGFWFPPTVLTGAAPDAPVAVEEVFGPVAVVLPFEDEAEAVRLANATEYGLSGSIWTRDVGRALRVSGAVRAGNLSVNSHSSVRYWTPFGGYQQSGLGRELGPDALAAFTETKNVFISTEA, encoded by the coding sequence TTGTCCGACGAACCGTACGAGCACCAGGTGCTCAACCCGGCGACGGAGGAGGTCATCGCGACCGTCCCCGCCGCCACCGCCGCCGACGTGGACGCCGCGGTCGCGCGGGCCGCCCGGGCGCAGGCCGGATGGGCCGCGCTCGCCCCCGCCGACCGCGCCCGGCTGCTGCGCCGCTTCGCCGCCGTGGTGGACGGGCACATCGAGGAGCTGGCCCGCCTGGAGGTGCGCGAGGCCGGGCACACCCTGGGCAACGCCCGCTGGGAGGCGGCCAACGTCCGCGACCTGCTCGACTACTCGGCCGGGGGAGTGGAGCGCCTGACCGGGCGTCAGATCCCGGTGGCGGGCGGCCTGGACATCACCCTCCAGGAGCCGCTCGGCGTCGTCGGCGTCATCGCGCCCTGGAACTTCCCGATGCCGATCGCCGCCTGGGGCACCGCCCCCGCGCTCGCCGCCGGGAACGCGGTGCTCCTCAAGCCCGCCGAGACCACCCCGCTCACCGCCCTGCGGCTGGCCGAACTCGCCCTGGCGGCGGGCCTTCCCGAGCACCTCTTCCAGGTGCTGCCGGGCGCGGGCGCCGTCGCGGGCGACGCGCTGGTCGAGCACCCCGGCGTCGCCAAGATCGTGTTCACCGGCTCCACCCGGGTCGGCAAGCGGATCATGGCCAAGTGCGCGGACCGGGTGAAGCGGATCACCCTGGAGCTCGGCGGCAAGAGCGCCAACATCGTCTTCGCGGACGCCGACGTCGAGGCCGCCGCGGCGGCGGCCCCCATGTCCTTCCTGGACAACTCCGGCCAGGACTGCTGCGCCCGCACCCGCATCCTGGTCCAGCGCTCCGTGTACGACCGGTTCCTGGAGCTCCTCGCCCCCGGCGTGGAGTCCGTCGTGGTCGGCGACCCGGCCGACGAGAAGACGCAGATGGGGCCGCTGATCTCGCGCGCCCAGCTGGACCGCGTACGCGGCTGTGTCCCCGACGGCCTGCCCGGCATCCGGGGCCGCGCCCCCGAGGGGCCCGGCTTCTGGTTCCCCCCGACCGTGCTCACCGGCGCGGCCCCCGACGCCCCCGTGGCCGTCGAGGAGGTGTTCGGGCCGGTGGCCGTGGTGCTGCCGTTCGAGGACGAGGCGGAGGCCGTCCGGCTCGCCAACGCCACCGAGTACGGGCTCTCGGGCTCGATCTGGACCCGGGACGTCGGCCGCGCCCTGCGGGTGTCGGGCGCGGTGCGGGCCGGGAACCTCTCCGTCAACTCGCACTCCAGCGTGCGCTACTGGACCCCCTTCGGCGGCTACCAGCAGTCCGGACTCGGCCGCGAGCTCGGCCCGGACGCCCTCGCCGCCTTCACCGAAACCAAGAACGTCTTCATCAGCACGGAGGCATGA